Proteins encoded together in one Besnoitia besnoiti strain Bb-Ger1 chromosome Unknown contig00119, whole genome shotgun sequence window:
- a CDS encoding uncharacterized protein (encoded by transcript BESB_018960), with protein MIAVHHHPTGLLKTAKSVGFQYPTTLRLFHIGYVLGVIYGFLFSLILTARENYYSDASLISSIVLGVIISETGLFISFFWGVYTTSWTTGLDLEGLCFTGSKFSCAFHDHHVKCISRA; from the coding sequence atgattgcagtacaccaccaccccactggactgcttaagacagctaaaagtgttggatttcaatatcctactacattaagattattccacatcggttatgttctaggcgtaatatatggattcttgttctcactcatcttaacagcgagagaaaactactactcagatgctagtctaatcagtagcatcgtacttggagttatcatctctgagacaggattatttatcagctttttctggggagtatatactacgagttggactactggtttagatcttgaaggtctttgttttaccggatccaagttctcttgtgcttttcatgaccatcatgttaagtgcattagcagagcatag